GATATGGCGATGGGATGAATACATATGCTTACGTAAGAAATGATCCGGGGAATTTTAGAGATCCGTCTGGATTAGGTCGCGTTTGGAGCTGTGTTACTTGGCCAGATTACGGTAGCGATTGTGGCTGGAACGATGATGGTCAAGAAGAATGTCGGCCGTCATCCGGGTGGTTTGATTTTGTAGGATGCATTCCTGGACTGAAAGACTATAGCACACCGTATATCGAACCTAGGCCCGAGGAGCAAAACGAAGAACCGGAAAACGAACCTGATCCTTGTCGAGCGGCATTGGCTGCAAGTGCAAGAAATGGAAAAATAACTACGTGGGGAATTAGCAAGCAGGGCGCATTTGTACTGGGAATGGGCGTAGTTACAGGTGGATGGAAAGATGATAGCACTGGAGCTACTGGCTATTTTACTAGTACGGTATTCTTGGAGGGTATTGCAGCCGGTAGCGCAAATTTTGAAGGAACCGTTTCTAGGTCTGGTCTAAGAGGATTTGTAGGCGGGTCGGATACGGTTTCCGTTGGTGTATCCTTTCCTGGGGCTTCAATTGGATACTCTAGTCAAATTGACATTAATACCAAGAAAGAGAATGGTAGGGGTTTCAATATTTCATTTAATAATCCATTCAATCCAAAATCTTGGCGTGTAAATGTTGATCTAACAGCCGGTTTTTCTAACACGAGTATTTTTGGATGCAAAATGCCAAAGAAATAATTTCGAGTTTGTTTGTCATTTTGATCATCGGTGGATCGTGTTCCAATTTTGGATCAGATCCATTGAATGATAAACTTGATAAGCATGAAATAATTGGATGCTATAAATCGCACGATGCGCCAGATATTAAATTAAATCTGGAAAATATCGTGAGTGATTCTAATGTAATATATAGCGAATATGAATATGGGCTTGTAGGTAGAAACAATGATCCTGTAATCGTCGTTTTTCCTAGAAACGCATTAATTAAAATATCCGATTCAGGTGGAAAAGAATTTTATAAATTTGATAAATATCTTGAAGAAAAAGGCAGGGATTTCAGCTTTGATGTGGACAGATCTGCAAAAGGCATAATTATAACAATACCTTCTTTTCCCGATATGATCATGCATAAATATAATAAAGTCGATTGCTAAATATTCAAAAATCACTTCATTTAGTTTGAAAATGTATTATAATAATACCTTATTGGTTTGGCTGCGTAAGATATTTCTAATTCATGTGAATAATTTCGATCATGTATGGCCGGTCTTGTCCATCGACTATTCGGCTATCGTTGCATATGCCTAATCTGGCAATCGGCGGCAGCAGGCTCTCTTCGAGCGACCAAAAACTCCCTCGCAACCTGTTGGCCGGGGCGGTTCGGGCTCGCTGGAACGACGGGGTCGATACTGTCGGCCTCAGACTTGGATCGCCTCCAACCCCATCGCAACCGCCCCCATCGGCCCCGCCAGCGTCCCGAGCCCCGGCGGGCCTAACCGCCGGTCCAACTGCCCGGCATAGTCCGAAAGCGAGCCATAGCCGCAGATACCGGCTGCGAGCCGCGCGCGAACGAGGGGGAATAGCGCCTCCCGCGCCGCCATCACCCCGCCGCCGATCGCGATGCGCTCAGGCGCCGCGACCATCACCAGATTGTGGAGCAGCCCCGCCAGATCGTGGATGAAATGATCCCATTCCGGCCCGTCGTCGGGCAGTTCCTGCCCCGGCCGGCCGAAGCGGCGGGCGAGGGCGGGGCCGGAGATCAGGCCTTCGACGCAATCGCCGTGGAAGGGGCAGGCGCCCGCGAAGCTGTCGCCCGCTGCCCGCGCCACGCGCATATGTCCGGCCTCGCCATGCGCCACGCCCTGTACGGGCTGTCCGCCCGAGATCAGCCCGACGCCCACGCCGGTGCCGATCGTAATATAGCAATGGCTGGAGAGTCCTTGCGCCGCGCCCCAGCGCCCTTCAGCCAGCGCCGCGCCGACGACATCGGTCTGGATCGCCAGCGGCTTCCCATAGCGGGCGGCAAGGCGCCGGGTCAGGTCGGTGCCGGACCAGCCGGGCTTGGGCGTCCGGCTGACCGATCCGAATGCCGGGCTGGCGGGATCGAGGTCGAGCGGGCCGAAGCTCGCCACGCCGATCGCGTCGAACCGCCAGCCATCGACCACGGCTTCGAGCGCCGCGAGCGTCGTCGCGGGATCGGCGGTGGGCACGGTTTCGCGCGCGCGGATATCGTCCGGGCCGGTCGCGAGGATCGCGACGCATTTGGTGCCGCCCAGTTCGAGGCCGGCGATCAACGGAGCGGAAGCCATGATGGCGTCAGCTCCGGCCGATATAGTGCAGCAGCGTGGCGTCGACGCCGTCACGCCAGAGCGCGTCGAGCGCCTCGGCAAAGGCGGCGGCGAATGCCGGGTCGTCGCCCAGGTCGCCATAGATGGTGCGCATCCCCGTCCATCGGGCGGGATCCGCTCGCGCTTCGCGCGCGGCTGCGGTCAGCACCTCCCAATCCGGGTCGTTCGGCTCGATCTCCTGCCCGCGCTCGTCGATTCCGTAGCAATAACGGCACCACAGGGCGCTTGCGAGGATCAGCCCCTTCGGCACCACGCCCCGGGCGAGATTGTCGCGGATCGAGGGGATGATGAACTTGGGCTGGCGGTTCGATCCGTCATGGCAAAGCCGCTTCAGCGTATCGGCGATCTCGGGATTGGCGAAGCGCTGGAGGATCAGCGTCTTGTACGCCGTCAGGTCCTGCCCCGGCGCGGGCGGCACGATCGGCAGGATCTCGTCGGTCTCCACCTTGTCCAGGAAGGCGGCGATGCTCCGGTCGGCCATCGCTTCGTGACCATAGGCGATGCCCCGTAGCGCGCCCGGATAGGCGATGATCGCATGGCCGCCATTGAGCATGCGGATCTTCATCGCCTCGAATTCATGGACGTGGCGCGTGAAGGTGACGCCGGCCTTTTCGAGGGCGGGGCGGCCGGCCGCGAACCGGTCTTCCAGCACCCATTGGCGGTACGGTTCGCACGTCACCGGAACCGGGTCGTCCGCCAGGCCGAACGTCGCGGCCATCGCGCGTTCGCGCGGGCCGGTCGCCGGTGCGATCCGGTCGACCATGCCGTTGGGGAAGGCGCCGTGAGTCTCGATCCATCCGGCGAGATCGGGGTCCGAAAGGCGCGCCAGCCCGACGGTCGCGGCGCGCGCGGCATCGCCATTCCCCGGCAGATTGTCGCACGACAGCACGGTGAAGGGCGCTGCGCCCGCATCGCGGCGGATCCGCAGCGCGGCGATGATCGCGCCGAAAGCGGTCGCTGGTCGATCGGGGTTCCCGCTGTCCGCGACGATCTCCGCCGCGCGGGAATCGAACCGGCCGGTCGCGGGATCGATGAAATAGCCGCCTTCGGTGACCGTCAGCGAGACGATGCGGATCTCCGGCCGGCTCATCGCCGCGATCAGCGGGCCGTTTCCGGGGTCGACTTCGAGGAAGTCGATCATCGCGCCGACGCGGCGGGCGCTCTTCCCTTCGGGGTCCAGCTCGATCACCGTCGAGAGGCAATCCTGCGCCTTCAGCGCATCGCGCATCGCTGTGTCGGCCGGGCGCACGCCCGCGCCGAGGATCGCCCAGTCCCGGTCGCCGCCCAGCGCGAACAGGTCGTCGAGATACACCGCCATATGGGCGCGGTGGAAATTGCCCACGCCGATATGGACGATCCCAGGGCTCAGCTGGCGCCGGTCATAGCGGGGCTGCGCGACGCTCATCTCATGCCATCCAGTTGCCGCCGTCGACGCCATAGGTCTGGGCAACGATATAGTTTGCCTCGGCGCTGGCGAGGAAGATTGCTATGCCGGTCAGGTCCGATGCGTTTGCCATTCGGCCAATCGGAACCGATGCGCCCACGATCCGCTTCTTTTCGCCGGGCTCGCGCTTCTCGAAGTGAGCGAAATGCGCGTCGACCCCATCCCAATGCTCCCCATCCACCACGCCGGGAGCGATCGCGTTCACATTGATGCCGTGGCGGATCAGGTCCAGCCCGGCGGACTGGGTCAGGCTGATCACCGCGGCCTTGGTCGCGCAATAGACCGCGACCAGCGGCTCGCCGCGGCGGCCGGCCTGGCTGGCCATGTTGATGATCTTGCCGCCCTGTCCGCGCGCGATCATGTGCCGCGCGGCCGCCTGCAGGCAGAACAGGCTGCCCGCCACATTCACCGCGAAGGTCCGGTCATATTCTGCCCGCGTGATCTCCGCGATCGGCGCGGCGGTGAAGAGGGCGGCGTTGTTGATCAGGATGTCGAGCCCGCCCAGCTTTTCGATCGCCTCGGCAAAGCCCGCTTCGATCGAGGTCTGGCGCGTCACGTCCATCTCGATTGCGATTGCGCCGGGGCCGAGCGCGGCGGCGCATCGCCGCACGCCGTCGCCGTCGATATCCGCCAGCGCCACGCGCGCCCCTTCGTGCAGATAGGCCCGGGCGAATTCCAGACCGATGCCGCGCGCCGCGCCGGTGATCAGCGCGGTCTTGCCTTGCAGCCTCATGTTCCGCGCTCCGTCGTCAGGCTGCGTTGACCGCCGGATAGACCGACAGTTCGATCGGTTCGCCGGGGTTGATGACATTGTCGAAATCCACCACCGCGCCCTGCGCGATCAGCGTTTCGCGCAGCTGCCCGAAATCCATGTCGGACATGCTGTAGCCATGCCGGCTGCTCAGCGCGGCGGCGGTGCCGGCGCCCTGGCCCATCGCCATGCAGGTGGCCATCACCCGGACCGATCCGAAACCGGGGCCATCGGCGCTGAGGCACCGCCCCGCCGTGACCAGATTGATGCTGCCCTGCGGCACAAGGCAGCGGAAGGGGACATTATATTCCTGCCGCGGGATGACGAGGTCGTTCTGCTCGTTGCTGTCGCTGGCATGGATGTCGATGACGTGCGCGCCCTTGGCGATCGTGTCGGGGAACGCCTTGGGCACGAGGATGTCGTCTTTCTGCAGCTCGTAGAGGCCGACGATGTGGTAGGTTTCGCGCACGCCGGCCTGAATGCCCGACTTGGCCAGCCAGCAGTCGCGGAACGCCGGGAATTCGCGGCGCAATATGTCGATGACGAGTTGCAGGGTCTCGCGAAGGCTGCATTCGGTCTTGGTGAACCATTCCGGGTCGCTGGCATCGGTCGCCTCGCGCAACAGGTTGATGCTGACCATGCCGTCGCGGAAGAAGCGGTTGATCCAGGGGCCGCCGAAGATCGGGATCTCGCCTTGCTCATTGAGTTCGAGCAGCCGGCTGCGGATCGTGTTCGAAACGGGCAGCATCCCGTCGACGGCATCGCCGAACAGATAGTCGAGCGCCTTGGTATCCACGCCGCCAAGCTGGAACCACAGGGTGGCCGGTTGCAGCACATCGCCCTTGGTGGTGGGGAAGCCCGCTGCGCGGACGAGGTCGGCATCGCCGGTGCAATCGACGAAGACCTTTGCCGCATAGGCCACGCGGCCCGCCTTGTTCTGCACGATGACGTGGCTGACGCGGTCGCCGTCCATCGCGCAGTCCGAGAACCAGCTATGGTAGAGCAGGGTCACCCCGCTCTCGAGCAGCAGGCGCTGGGCGGCGAGCTTCATGATCTCGTCGTTGACGGGATAGTTGCCACTCTCGAGCGACACGTTCGCGCCGCCCATCGCGGCGGCCTTGCGCATCAATTCGAGCGGGATGCCGGCGATATGCTGCTTGCCGAAATGGCGGAACTCGCTGATCGGCGTCACCAGCGCGCTCGTCGCCATGCCGCCGACGAAGCCATAGCGTTCGATCAGCAGCGTCTTCGCCCCGTTTCGTGCCGCCGCCACCGCCGCGATCAGCCCCGCGGGACCGCCGCCGCAGACGATCACGTCGTACGCGTCAGCCACCGGCACGGCCCGCTCGGGGGCGCTGATCGACAAATTCTCTCCAGATGCTGATGGCACGGAATTTCCTATTGTTGGGGTGGTGCTGGATGGGCGTCGTGCCCGTGATATAAAAATAACGATAATGTTTATCTGACACAGACTGGCGCAATGGTCAAATTCGTCGATATCACCCTACTTTAGATCGCTATTGTGCGCCGAGAGGTGGCACCAACGTGCGCGGAGTGTTGTAGATTTAAGATAGCGATAATGTAGTCCGCTACATATGGGGCATAGGCTTGGCGTGGTGCCCGCGTATCGCTAGACGGTGATCTCGAACGGGAGACACAGACAAGCATGGCGGATGGAAGCAACGGGCGTCGTCAGCCAACGCTTCAGGATGTTGCGGATATCCTTGGCCTCACGGCCAACACCGTATCCCGCGCGCTCAACGACAAGTCAGGTGTCAGCGCGACGACGCGCGCCCGGATCAAGGCCGAGGCGGAGCGGCTCGGCTATGTGCCGAACGTCCATGCGCGCTCGCTCGTGCTGGGATCGCGCAAGACGATCGGGGTGATCGTCAGCAACATCTCCAATCCGTTCTTCTCGGATCTGGTCAGCGAAGTGGAGCTTCAGGCTCAGAGCGCGGGGTACACAGTGCTGCTGCTGCTGTCCTATGAATCGGCGGAACGCGAACAG
Above is a genomic segment from Sphingomonas sp. G-3-2-10 containing:
- a CDS encoding mannitol dehydrogenase family protein, whose product is MSVAQPRYDRRQLSPGIVHIGVGNFHRAHMAVYLDDLFALGGDRDWAILGAGVRPADTAMRDALKAQDCLSTVIELDPEGKSARRVGAMIDFLEVDPGNGPLIAAMSRPEIRIVSLTVTEGGYFIDPATGRFDSRAAEIVADSGNPDRPATAFGAIIAALRIRRDAGAAPFTVLSCDNLPGNGDAARAATVGLARLSDPDLAGWIETHGAFPNGMVDRIAPATGPRERAMAATFGLADDPVPVTCEPYRQWVLEDRFAAGRPALEKAGVTFTRHVHEFEAMKIRMLNGGHAIIAYPGALRGIAYGHEAMADRSIAAFLDKVETDEILPIVPPAPGQDLTAYKTLILQRFANPEIADTLKRLCHDGSNRQPKFIIPSIRDNLARGVVPKGLILASALWCRYCYGIDERGQEIEPNDPDWEVLTAAAREARADPARWTGMRTIYGDLGDDPAFAAAFAEALDALWRDGVDATLLHYIGRS
- a CDS encoding FAD-dependent oxidoreductase, with translation MSISAPERAVPVADAYDVIVCGGGPAGLIAAVAAARNGAKTLLIERYGFVGGMATSALVTPISEFRHFGKQHIAGIPLELMRKAAAMGGANVSLESGNYPVNDEIMKLAAQRLLLESGVTLLYHSWFSDCAMDGDRVSHVIVQNKAGRVAYAAKVFVDCTGDADLVRAAGFPTTKGDVLQPATLWFQLGGVDTKALDYLFGDAVDGMLPVSNTIRSRLLELNEQGEIPIFGGPWINRFFRDGMVSINLLREATDASDPEWFTKTECSLRETLQLVIDILRREFPAFRDCWLAKSGIQAGVRETYHIVGLYELQKDDILVPKAFPDTIAKGAHVIDIHASDSNEQNDLVIPRQEYNVPFRCLVPQGSINLVTAGRCLSADGPGFGSVRVMATCMAMGQGAGTAAALSSRHGYSMSDMDFGQLRETLIAQGAVVDFDNVINPGEPIELSVYPAVNAA
- a CDS encoding L-iditol 2-dehydrogenase: MRLQGKTALITGAARGIGLEFARAYLHEGARVALADIDGDGVRRCAAALGPGAIAIEMDVTRQTSIEAGFAEAIEKLGGLDILINNAALFTAAPIAEITRAEYDRTFAVNVAGSLFCLQAAARHMIARGQGGKIINMASQAGRRGEPLVAVYCATKAAVISLTQSAGLDLIRHGINVNAIAPGVVDGEHWDGVDAHFAHFEKREPGEKKRIVGASVPIGRMANASDLTGIAIFLASAEANYIVAQTYGVDGGNWMA
- a CDS encoding ROK family protein, whose product is MASAPLIAGLELGGTKCVAILATGPDDIRARETVPTADPATTLAALEAVVDGWRFDAIGVASFGPLDLDPASPAFGSVSRTPKPGWSGTDLTRRLAARYGKPLAIQTDVVGAALAEGRWGAAQGLSSHCYITIGTGVGVGLISGGQPVQGVAHGEAGHMRVARAAGDSFAGACPFHGDCVEGLISGPALARRFGRPGQELPDDGPEWDHFIHDLAGLLHNLVMVAAPERIAIGGGVMAAREALFPLVRARLAAGICGYGSLSDYAGQLDRRLGPPGLGTLAGPMGAVAMGLEAIQV